The DNA region ATCGAAGCCGGCGTGCGGGCCGGTCAGATCGTTGGGCTGTGGCTGCCGCGCGGCATGGATTTGCTGGTGATGCAGGCGGCGATCGCCAAGACCGGCGCCGCGTGGCTGCCGTTCGACGCGGATACGCCAATCGAACGCATCGCGCTCTGTCTGACCGACGCCGGCGCCGCCGGCATTGTGAGTTGCGACGAATTCGCGCCGCTGCTTGGGCGTCTCGACCAGACCGTGTGGACGGCGGGAACGCTGGCGTTGGAAGCCGAGCTGCCGCACGAAGCGTTGCGCCGGCGCGAACGCGTGCAGCCGGGCGATCCGGCGTACGTGATCTACACCTCGGGATCGACCGGCAAGCCTAAGGGTATCGCGATTAGCCAAGGCAGCATCTGCCATTTTCTGCGCAGCGAGAACGACGTGCTCGGCATTCGGAGCAGCGATCGCGTCTATCAGGGTTTTTCTGTCGCGTTCGACATGTCGTTCGAAGAGATCTGGATCAGCTATTTGGCCGGCGCGACACTGTGGATTGCCCCCAAGGATTTGGCCGTCGATCCGGATGCGCTTCCGCGCGCGCTCGCCGAAAATGGTATCACCGTCCTGCACGCGGTACCGACGCTACTCGCGCTTTTTACGCACGACGTGCCGGGCTTGCGGATCATCAACTTAGGCGGCGAGCCCTGCCCGGAAAGTTTGGTCATAGAGTGGGCGCGCGACGGGCGCCGCATCTTCAACACGTACGGTCCCACAGAGACAACCGTCTCAGCAAGCCTAGCCGAACTTCATCCCGGCGAGCCGGTGACGATCGGCTACCCGCTGCCGAATTACGGTATGCTGGTTGTCGATCCGGAAAATAAAAACGAGCTGGCGATTTTGCCCCGCGGCGAAGTGGGCGAGCTCTGCATCACCGGGCCCGGCGTCGGCGCGGGGTATCTCGGCCAGCCGAAACTGACGAGCGAAAAGTTCCACGCAAATCCGTGGGCCGATGACAAAGACGCGGGCCGCCTGTACCGCACCGGCGATCTCGCGCGCATCGACAGCGACGGCCGCGTTCATTGCTTGGGCCGCACCGACGATCAAGTGAAGATCCGCGGTTTCCGCGTTGAACTCGGCGAGATCGAAGCTGCACTTTCCAAACAACCGGGCGTCGGAACGGCGACCGTTATGCTGTATCAAGTTGACGATCTCGACCGGCTGGTGGCGTTCGTCACGCCCAAGGACGGATCGCCGAGCTCCGCCGGCGTCTTGCGAGATGCACTGCGTGAATCGCTGCCGCCGTACATGGTGCCGGATCACTTTGAGGTCGTGCCGGAGATGCCGCGGCTGGCTTCCGGTAAAATCGATCGCAGGGCGCTGCGAGCGCGCCACCTGGCGCCGTCACCCGACGGCGCCGCAGACTCCGATTCGCCCGAGACGCCCGCGGAAGAAGCGCTGTTCGCTGCATTGCGCAAACTTTTCCCGGGTCAATCGATCCGCCGCGGCGCCGATTTCTTTTCGGATTTAGGCGGCCACTCGCTCTTAGCGGCGAGACTCGCTTCCGCGCTGCGCACCGATCCGCGCTTCGCGCACGTAACGGTGAGCGACATCTACAAAAACCGGACCGCCGGCCGCATCGCGGAAGTCCTCGCGCAAGCTCCGGAACCTGCATCCGATGCCGGCGTGAACTGGGTCGCGCCGAGCGCGCGCAAACGGTGGCTGTGCGGGGCCGCGCAGGCCGCCGCGATACCGGTGCTGATGGCGGTCCGGATGGCGCAGTGGCTAGCGCCGTTCTTCATCTATCAAATTTTCACCGGCGACCCGGGCGATTCTATTCCTTACGCGATCGTGCTCTCGATCGGCGCGTTCTTACTGATGACTACGCTCGAGTTTGCGGTAACCATCGCCGGATACCGGCTGATCGCGGGAGGTTTGCGCCCCGGCCGCTATCCGCTCTGGGGCTTGACGTTCTACCGCTGGTGGCTGGCGGATCGTTTGGTTGAGACTGCGCCGGCATATCTGCTCAGCGGCTCGCCGATGTATGCGTGGTGGCTGCGCGCACTTGGCGCGCGCATCGGAAATGACGTGGTGATCGGCGGTATCACCTTGCGGGCGCCGAGCCTGCTGACCGTTCGTGACGGCGCGAGTGTCGGAAACGCGGTAAACTTTGAAAACGCGCGTGTGGAACACGGCGAACTGCGGCTTGGAACGATCGTTCTCGATCGCAATTCGTGCGTCGGTTCGGCTGCGGTACTCGAAGGCAACACGTCCGTCGGCGAATTCGGCCATCTGGAAGGCCAGTCCGAACTGAGCGACGGCAACGACGTGCCGCCGGGCCGGATCTGGTGCGGATCGCCCGCGCGCGACATCGGCGCTTTCGATCTCAATACGAATCCGCCGCGTCCGAAAGTCTCCGGCTTGCAGCTGGCCGGCGAGTCGCTGTTCTTTTCGTTGGGCGGACTGTTGATCACGGCGTTGTTCTTCATGCCGGTGTTTGCGAGCTTCGTCCTGATCGACTGGCTCGACAACACCGATAAGTTCCCGTGGCTTGACGGGAGCGCGATCTGGTTTCAGCTCGGGAAGTATTTCGTGCTCGCGCTGCCGGCGGCAGCCTTGTTGGTCATAGGTACGGCGCTTCTATCGGGCCTGATTCGTTGGAGTATGCTGCCGCGGCTCAAAGCGGGACGCTGGCCCGTGCACAGCACCGTGTACTTGGCAAAATGGCTGGTCAACCAAATCCAAGAGACGAGTCTCAACGTGCTGCACGGCGTGTACGCCACCGTCTACGCACCGTTCTGGTACCGTTTGCTCGGTGCGCAAGTCGGTCACAGCGCGGAGATCTCCACGGCCTTGGGGGTCGTGCCGCACATGCTGACCATGGGCGACGACACCTTTGTCGGCGACGGCGTCATGCTCGGCGACGAACAGATCGACGGCGGCTGGATGACCATGAAGCCGACCGTGATCTCGCGACGGGCGTTCGTCGGCAACGGCGCCTACATTCCCGACGGCACGAGCGTTCCGGAAAACGTTCTGATCGGCGTGCACACGCGAGCTCCGGAAAACGACCTTATGCGCGAAGGTGACACGTGGCTGGGATCGCCGCCGCTGAGTTTGCCGGCGCGCGAACAGGTGAGCGGTTTTCCCGAAGGGCTGACGTACCGTCCAACAATTTGGCGCCGGATCAGCCGCGGATTCGTGGAGGCATTTCGGATCATCATTCCTTTCGCGCTCGCCACGGCCGTCGGGTATACCGTGTTACTGAACGTTCTGCCGGCGGCGGAGGGCGATCGTTGGGGCCAAGTGAGCTGGGAGTTGACCGTTGCCGGCGTCCTGTACGGCGTGGGAACGTTTGCGTTCGTCGCCGTGCTGAAGTGGCTGTTGATCTTTCGCTACAAGACGTGCAGCCGTCCGATGTGGACGTACTTCGTCTGGATATCCGAGGCGGTGACGAATCTGTACGAGGGCATTGCCGTGCCGAACTTTATGCGCTACCTGCTCGGCACGCCGTGGCTCCCAATCGCGTTCAACCTCCTGGGCTGCAAGATCGGCCGCGGGGTGTACATGGACACAACCGACATTACGGAATTTGACTGCGTCAAGATCGGCGATTACAGCGAGCTCAACGCGGTGACGTGCCCCCAGACCCATCTCTTCGAAGATCGCGTAATGAAGATCGGCCACGTCGTGATCGGCAAACGCGTGTACATGGGACCGCGCAGCACCGTGCTCTACGATGCCACGGTCGGGGATGCGGCCAAACTCGGCGCGCTCACGCTCGTCATGAAGGGCGAATACATTCCGGCCCAATCGAGCTGGCGGGGGTGCCCCGCGGCACCCGCGCACGACGCGCCGCCGCGCCCCGTTTAGCCGGCTGCGCGCATTTTCACGGTTTCTTGCGCGTCCACGTGCCCGAAAATTCCGCGCCTGGGTGCAAGCCCGTACATTGCGCGATGTCGGGACACGGCTGACCGCTCGACAATGTGATGCTGGCCGTCTTTATTTTCCCAACGGTCGAAATCGTTTGCCCGGACAACGTTAATGTAACGGTACTCGAGCGCTGCACATCCTTTCCGCTGTCATGGTAGTGCGCGTTCTCGGTGCAGGTCGCGACGTTCCCATGAACCGTGCAGCTGCCGCCGCCCTGATCGATCAGCGGACAACACGTGCCTGCGCCATCGGAACGCAAGAACTGGTACCCGAGCGAGCCCGCGCCGCCGGAGACTTGCATTGTGTACGGCCCGTTGTACCACGTGCCGCTCCAGTTGGTCTTTACTTCGGTTTCGCGCAAATACAGTAAGTAGTGCGGTGTCTCACCGCTCAGCAGACTGACCGAAAGTGTTTGGACGGCGGATTTCGAGCCGCCGTGAGCGGCGCCGACGCGCGCCTCTCCGTTGAGAACGGCGCTCGCAACCTCCTCGGCGTCGAACGTGGCTAACCCGTGCGCGTCGGTCGTCGCATGCGCTACGGCCGTGCCGGGAAAGTGGTCGGGCTTGTAGATGGTGACCGTTGCCGAGGGAACCGGTTTGCCGGTATCGTGATTGAGGACTTCAACCGTCAACTCTTTAGCGGCGACGCTGGGCTCGAGCACAAATGCGACCGATCTCGACCCGCTAAGGTTATACGGAACCGCCCCGCTCGAACCGCGCGGACCGCCGATAATTTCTTTGCTCGCCGGCTTCCAGCGGCTGCCAGCGTCAACTTTTACGATGTATGTTTCGCCCACCGGCACCTTTACCGTTACGTGAGCGTGGCCGCCGTAGTCGGTCGTGACCAAGTGGCGGCCTTCATTATCGTAGACTGACGCGTTGTGCACGGGCACGAGACCGTTCTTTCCTTGCCCTTGAATGGTAAAACTGAGCTCGACCTCTTCGGTCGTTTCTCGTCCGGTGCCTCGCAGCACGAAGTTGATGTAGTCGTCGGCGCGCGTGAGTCTTGTCCCACCTTCGGATGCGCCCGCAATGAATGAAGACGATCCCTCGCCCCATTTCGCGCCGCCGTCAGCGCTCATGCGGACCGTTTCGCCCAACGGTGCGCGCACCGTCGCGGTGGCCATGCCGTTGTAATCGGTCGTTGCGACGTGATTGCCTTGCGCGTCGTAGACGGTGGCAAAATGTACTGCGACGAGCTTTCCATCCGCACCTAATCCACGTACGCGAATGTGCAGCGTGCGCAGCTCCGAGCTATGGCCTTCATTGTTTTCGGTAGGCGTCAATGGGAGCCGAACGAGATAGGACGGCTCTCCGGCGACAATGGTTACGTAAACGGCGCCACCGTCAAATTGCTGATTGCGGCCGGCAAGGACGCCGGTACGAACGCTCCCCAGTCCCAGCGTGTCGTTACCGTAAGAGAAAATTTCGCCCGACCCAGCGCACGCGTTGGCGTAAATGTCTGCAACGCCTTCGGTGCCGGTTGTACCGTACGCACCTGCTCCCGTCGGGCACGACGCTGTTCGGGCTTGCTCGAAATACACTATCACCGACGGCACGGCGCTGCTCGTACGGGTATTGAACACGTACACGCGGATGTGGACCGCCCGTGGCGGCCCAACCTGCGCGCTCGCCGGAACCGCCCAAGAAAATATCAGGAGCAGCGCGACCAAAACATGCTGAAAACGTGCGAATGCCACGGCGACCTCCTAGAAGCAGCCGGGCGATTTTGGACGCCCAATCTTCGCGGCCCCGCGAACTAGGAGTAAAGACCTATTGCACCGCGCTGCTAGTCGTGAAGAATCACATTCAATAGCGACGTGTGAACTCGGAAGCGCCCGTTGTATTCGATGAAGCCGAGGTTGCGGAATTTGTTCAAGAAATAGCTGACTCGGGAACGGGTCGTCCCGATCATTTCGGCCAGCGTCTCCTGACTGATCTTCGGGATGACTTCTTCCGGCCGGCCGTCCTTGCCGAAGTTGGCGAGCAACAAGAGAATCCGCGCCAGCCGCTTCTCGCTGGAATTAAAAAGCTGATCGATAAGGTCTTCTTCGATGCGGATGTTGCGCGTGAGCAGATGCGCGATGAACGTCTCGGAGAATTGCGGTTCCTTGTGGAGGACGCGAGTCATGACGGCTTTCTTGACTTCGACGATCGTGCATTCCGTAATCGTGCGCGCGGTCGCCATTCGCACCGGCTGCCCGGCCAGACAGCCTTCTCCGAAGAAGAATCCATCGCCGAGGATCGCGATAACGGCTTCCTTGCCGCGCGCCGACACGATCGTGAGCTTGACCTTGCCCCGCTGAATGTAGAATACCGATGCGGCGGGATCTCCCTGCGCGAAGATGGTGTGGTTCTTGCTGTACTTTTGAATCGTCCGTCCGTTGCCCACGGCTGACAGGAACGATTTAGAGTCGAACGGTTTCTCTTTAATTTTCACGGCGTCTCCGTAAAATGGCTCGGCGGCTGGCTCATTTTTTTCTACAAAGAAGAAGGCGGCCCCCTAGCAAGGGCCGCCTCTGAGGCGGGACGGAGTTCGACCTAACTGCCGCCCGGATTGGTGATGAGCGAGCCGCTTATCACGGGAATTGAAACAGCGGCCGTACGAGCGAGTGCCCGCCCGTTGAACGTCGTAGCGTTTATGGTGATCGATGCCAACGCCAGGACATTACCATTGAATGTGGCGCCTCCCAGCGTAGCCGAACTGCCGACCTGCCAATAGATATTGCAGGCGCTCGCGCCATTCTGCAGGAGCACGTTGCCGCCCGCCGCTCCGTTCAGGACGGTTGTGAGCGTGGACGCTATCTGAAATATGAAGATACTCTGCGGGTTGCCGCCGCCGTCAAGCGTGAGATTTCCGGATGCAATCGCCAGAGTTGACGTTGAGGTGTAGACGCCGGGCGGAAGCGTTTGCCCGCCGAGATCTCCGGCGACCGTCGCAGTCGATGCCTTTCCGGCAGCCGTATTGTAGGCTGTCGTTAGAGCGCTTTCGGCGGCTAGCGGTACGGCGGCGTTCGTGTTAAACGTAGCCGCGTATATCGAGCTCGGGCCGTCCGCGACCGTTCCGGGCGGGTAGAATCCCGTCACCGCAGTTCCCGGCGATACGCCGACGAGATCGTCATGTGTTGCGCCGGTGTACGTAACGAACGTGTTGCCGACATTGGTGATGGTGGATCCGGCCAATAGTGCAAACGGCGCGAGTGCCGGTCCGAGCACGATCGCGTTCGGCGCGGTGGTATTTTGGTTGCACGACAAGGGTGCAGGCGTCGGAATCGGCGTCGGCAAGACCGGTCCAGGCGTACCCGATCCCGGAACGAAGACCGGCACGTTGCAGTTGCCGCATCCGCTGCCGCCGCTGCATGCGACGAGCGTTGCAATGGCGAGTACTCCGGCGACCTGTCGCAGGCGGAGGAAGCGCAGTGACTTAAGCATGGTGTGTATCATCCTCCGACCCTTAGAACTTAATGCCGACGCCGGCGTATGGACCGTTGTGGGTTTGACCGATTGGCGCGTTGGCTTTCGCGGTCCACATATCGGCAGCGTAACCTCCATAGAGATATACCGGGAAGCGCGACAGCGAGAGTGCCAGTCCGATATCGTATTTCGTAATCGCGTACTGCTGCCGGTAGGTCTTGCCGTTGTTGGGGCCGCCGGTAACCGTGTAATTACCGCTCGCGGTCGGATAGTAGAACGCGGAGCCGAACCAACCGATTCCGGTGCGTAGGTCCGGCAATTTTTCGATGCCGGCGCCAAGACCGTTGAGTTGCGGATATCCGTAATTGTTGGACGTGCTGATATAACCGACGCCGATATAGATCTTCGGAGCGGCGATCTTGTACTCCAGACGCGCGTCCCAGTTGCTTTGACGGGCCAAGAACACGGGTGTGAATGCGGTGCCGCCGTCGATGGTGCTGAACCGGGTGTAGTGGTTGCCGATCAGATCCGTCAGATTGTCGCTGGTCACGTACTTGTCTTGACGGAAGTCGACCTTAACCGCGATCGGCGAATTATTGAGAACGATAGCCGCAGCCAGCAAGTAGGATTGCGGGCACTTTTGGCCGGCCGAAAACTCATTGTAGTTTGCGCGCGACGAGACTGCGCCCTGAAGAAAAACAGTGTAGGGTGCTTCGGTGGGCACGGGTGTGGGCGTCGGGCTCGGTGCGATCGTGGGGGCAACCGTAGGTTCGGGCGTCGGCGGCGGCGTCGGCGGAATGTAGCGAACGACGACGAGGCGTCTCGAGGGGACCCATTGGACGTATGCACCCATGCCTTCGGAGATCACGCGAACGGGAACGAGCAAGATGCCCTTGTAGAGCATCGGCGGCACGTCGAGCGGCCGCGTCTCGCCATTGATGACGACCTCGGGCTTGTCTAACGTGACCGAAACGCTGGCGCCGCTTTTAACGGCGGTGACGGTTTTACCATCGGCCGACGCCGAAACGGTTGCGCCCATCTGCTCGAACATGCTGCGCAGCGGAACGTAGATTTGGCCGTCTCTTACCAGTGCGGCTAGCACGCGACTCTGCTTGAGGATGTCCGGCTTAGAGTAGACCGTATGGTCGTTATACAGAATCGGAACTTCACCCGAAGGCGGAGTGCCGAAATCAGCCGGCGGCGTGGTGGGCGCAGCCTGAGCTACTTGGCTCGAGGCCGCGGCGGCGGCTCCGGGCCCGCAGAGGAACAAGGCGACAAGCGAGGCTGCCGCTAGGCAGGGCGCGATCGCGGAAGTGGGCCTACTGAGCCAAATATGCATATGGCTACAGTGTAAGCGAGCACCGCACGCCAAGACTGGTCAGAATTGCTCACCTTGGGCGGGAAACCGCGAGCCTGAATTCCGAACGATGGGAGGCATGAAAGCCGGTATAGGTCCCGGTATAACGCGACGGCAGTTGCTTCGCACCGCGTCCGCGGCCGGCATTGTCTCGAGCGTCCCACGCTTCGCGCTCGCCGCTTTGAGGGAAGCGGGCACGCAGCTCACCCGTGTACTTGCGGATGAATCACGCGTTATCCGCACGGTCGTCGGCCTGCGGCCCTTCCGGCAAAACGGGTTTGCGTTGAGCGCTCACCGGTTCGGCCGAAAACTTCTCGTGCACAATTACGGGCACGGCGGCGGCGGGATCAGCCTTTCGTGGGGCGTTGCAACGCTGGCGGCCGATCTCGCCAAAGGCGAGGAGGCGAGGCACGCGGCAGTACTTGGCTGCGGCGTCATCGGATTGTCGACGGCGCGTATCCTGCAAGAGCGCGGTTACTCAGTTACTATTTATACCAAGGCGATGCCGCCGAACACGACCTCAAACATCGCGGGCGGACAGTGGACGCCGACGCATGCGTTCGAGGACAACCTGGTAACGCCGCAGTTCCGAACCACGTTCGAGAAGGCTTCGACCGTTGCGAATCGCCGCTTTCAGCTTATGGTAGGCGCGCGATACGGCATTCGATGGATCGACAACTATGAGGTCATGGATAAGGCAGCGGACGAACAACTTATTTCCACCGCGCGCCGGGACCACATTGCTTCATTGTATACTGACATCGCCGACATCGATCCGGCCAGCACGCCGTTCCGGTACCCGTTTGTAACGCGGTTCACCACGATGCTGATCGAACCCAACACGTATTTGCCGGCTCTGATCAGCGATTTCTACGCTGCCGGCGGACGCATCGTGAACAAACGCTTCGACGATCCGGCCGAGCTAGCGCGCTTACCGGAGCCGGTCGTCTTTAACTGCACCGGTTTGGGGTCGCACAAGTTGTTTAACGATAACAATCTGTATCCGGCGCGCGGACAGCTCACAATTCTCGAACCGCAAGCGGACGTCAACTACATCGTGTTCGGCTTTCCGCAGATTCTCTACATGTTTCCCAGGAGCGACGGAATCGTGCTTGGAGGAACGTTTCAGCCGCACGATTGGTCGCTGACGCCGAATTTTCAAACGCAGCGCGAGAAGCTCGCCCTGCTTCGACAGATATACCGTTAGGCTCGTGATCGCGGCTCTCACGGTCCGGGCGGCGACTCTCGCCGATATTCCGGCGATGGCCGAAGTGCACGTGAGGTGCTGGCACGAGACCTACGCGGGGCTCATTCCAAACGAGCATCTAGGCCGCCGAACCGTCGCCTATCGCACAGCGCAGTGGAATGAAGCGCTGCGCGATCGCGATCAGGTCGTCTTCGTCGCCTGCGAAAGCAGCGGCGACATCGTCGGGTTCGCTTCGGGCGGACCGTCGAGCGAGCCCGTCGAGGGATTCGATGCCGAACTCGGAGCGCTCTACGTCCTCGCGGCCGCGCATCACCGCGGCGCAGGCCGGCAGCTCGTGCACGCGATTGGCGGCGAGCTGAAGTCACGCGGTTTTCACGCGGCGTGGGTGCGCGTACTCACCGAAAACCCGGCAGTAGAATTTTACAAAAAGACGGGCGCCGAGTTCATCTGCGACGTCGAGGAAGACATCGACGGGTGTATGTACCGCGAACAGTTTTACGGCTGGCGCGACGTGGCGGCGATGTAGTGCGTGCGCTCTTAGTGTTGAACGAGCTGGCGCGCTCGGGAAAGCGTCAAGCCGAACTCGTGCGCCGCACGCTCGCAGAGTGCGAAATCGATTGCGTTGACGATCCTGACGCCGGAAATCTGGACGCGGTTATTGCCGCCGGCGGCGACGGCACGATCTTGCATGTATTGCCGCTGGCGCTCGAGCGGGCGTTGCCGCTCGGCGTTATTCCGCTCGGCACGTTTAACGACTTGGCGCACACACTCGATCTGCCGTTCGACATCCCGCAGGCCTGCGCGGTTATCAAAGCGCTGCATACGCAGACTATCGATGTGGCGCGCGTCAACGGCGTGTACTACCTCAACGAAGCCAGCATCGGACTCTCCTCCCGGATCGCGCGGCGGCAGACGCCCGAGGCGAAACAGCGTTTGGGATCGCTCGCCGTACTTTCGGCAACCGTGCGGAGTCTGCGCGACGCCGTGCAGATGCGCGTCCGGATCGAGTACGACGGTGCGGTGGAGAGGTTCAAGACGCTGCAACTGACGATTGCAAACAGCGGCCATTTTGGAGGGATCATCCGTTCGGCCAACGCCGCGATCGACGACGGCTGGCTCGACCTCTACAGCGTGGAAGCGCAGAACTTTCTGCAAGCGATTGCGGTTGCGAAAAAAGTGATCGCGCGAGACCCCGTTTCCGGCGACGGGTTGCGCGTCAGGCGCAGCAAGGCTTTTTCGGTAAATACCGGTCATCGGCACCGCATTGCCGCCGATGGCGAGCCCGCGGGCACGACGCCCGCGTTATTTGAAGTCGTTCCGGGTGCGCTGAAGGTTTTGGTCCCGCAGCGTTAAGCGCGCGGACCCCAGCCTGAGAACGAGTGGCTTTCCGGCGTGCTTGCGATCACCCGGTCGAGCGGGATCGTCGGACGCAATTGCTGCGGCTCTTTGGTAAAGTCTTTTTTCATGGCGTTCTTTCTCGTCATTCCTCTTCGCTTACCGGAACTCGACGCCGTTTGTTTCGTTCACGTTCCGGCGCCGCCGCCGAACCGGAAGAGATACTTAATGATGAACCGGTCGAGCGTGCGCGACGCCGCCGGCGTGCCGAAGTTTAAGAACAGCTCGTCGCCGTTGCGGAAGCGGCGGTGATAGGCAGCCGCAAGATTTGTGCCGGGCGGCGAGAAACCGCCGCGCCCGTTGACCGAGCGCAGCGAAATCGTCAAGTTCTCGTCGGGGCCGAGTTGCGCGCCGAGCGAGATGCGCCGCAGCCATTGCGAATCGAAGGCGCCCGTCGTAATCGCGCGTTCGAAACTTCCGTCGTATTCCAGCCCCAGCGAAAAGACGCCGATCGGCCGCGACGTCGAGATCGAGTATAAGTGCAGATAGTCGGGACCGTTGTCGTTCTGTCCGACGAAGCCGAAGCCGAACTTTCCGAAGTTGATCGACGCATCCAGCGGTCTGGCGGTGCCGTCTTTATACCCGAACGCGGCGGTAAACAGGTTGAACGTATCCGTCCGTCCGCAGAAGTAACCCGGGTATCCCGTGAAGTACGACCGCGGAAGATCCGGATCGTTGCACGTCGTGCCCACGCTCGCGGGGTCGAGCACCGAGTAGCTGCGCAGCTCGCTGATTTGCGGTCCGATGAAGTTCAGCGAGAAGCCGCTCGGAAATGCGGCCTGCAGGCCGATGCTGGAGTCCGCCTGATGCACGGCTCCGGAACGATCGAGGAATCGATCGGCGTTCACGAAGACGAGAAAGTTTTTTACGCCGCGGCTCGAGCCGCCGGCGTCGCCGAAGAAACTGAAGCCGCGGATGTCAGAGTTGGCTGTGATTCCGTCAATAGGATTGTAGTTCGGACTGATGTCGCCGTAGTCGATGTTCCATTCGTAGTTCGGCTTGTGAACGTCGATGAAGCTGTTGAAGCTGTGGGCGACGCCCTGAGGCACCCACGTTCCGTGTTCGCTGGCGTCGTCGATTCCGTAGACGAAGCCGTTCTTGAGATTGCGTCCCTTGATGCCGGCTTCGACCGCGGTGTCGCTGCCGAAGATGCTGTGATGCGCGATCACTCCGTCGGCCCAGTAGAGGAACGTGCGATCTTGCAGGGCGTGCGAGTAGCCGAACGCCGTGTCGTTAAATTCGTTACCGGTAGACTGATCGTAGCCTTTGAAGTTCAACACGCCGAACGATTGCCGGCCGAACGTTCCCTCAACTTTGGCGCCGCGATCGAACGGGCCGACCGACGGCGAGTAAAAGATCTCGTTGCCGCCGATCGGCGCCTGGTTCGGATTCAAGAACTGCGCGCCTTGCGCAAAGAACGGCCGGTACTCTCGCAAGAAGCGGCGGAACTCTTGCGGCGCGATCGTCTGCTGATCGATCTCGACGTTTGAGAAGTCCGGATTGAGCGTCCCGACGAAATTGATCGTACTGGTCAGCGGATAGGTGACGTCGAGGCCTACCGGGCGCGCGTCTTGTTTCAGAAACTGGCCGTTGGCCTGCTGGAAGAGTTTGCGGTCTCGCCCAATGCTTTCCAGCGCGAAGATCTCGACGTGCGGTTTCGGCAGCGCGGTCCGCGCGTTCAATCCGGTAATGCCGGTCCACGACGGCCAAAAGCGCGCTTCGGTGAAGAGCGGCCAGCCGTTGCTGACTTGCACGTCCTGCATCACGCCATCGTAGGCCCACGTGTAGCGCTCGTTCGGCGCGGCGACGCTGCGAAAGAAATTGATCCGCCAGCTTTGCGGCGAGCCGGCATGGATGCGCATCGCACTCAACGGGATGACCATGACCGCATTCCACGAGTCGCCTTGGATCGCAGCCGCGGCTTGCCACAGCGGGCGATAGCGCGCGTTTTCGTTGGCTTGCTGGTAGCGTACGCCGCGCGGCGTCGTCTCGAAAAAGTAGATATTGGTGCCCGCGCCGCTCGTGTCGATTCCCACGCCCACAAAATCGTCGGTGCCGAAGCCGACGTCGTTGGTGGTCTGCGTGGCGGTGATCGGTGTCCCTTTCTGTTCGGCGTGAAAGGCGACGTAGAGATTGACGGAGTCGTAGAGCATCCACACTTGCGTCGGATGCGGAGCGATGGTTCGCGTGGTGAGATCCTCGAAGCCGCCGGATTCCGGAATCGCGCCCGGTTGCCAGGCAGACGCCGGAATGGACGGGTCGAGCGGGATCGGCGCGGCGGCCCGCACGGCCGGAACTTGCACGGTTGCCTGTACCGAGGCGTGCGCCGGCTGCACGCACGCAAATGCGAGCGCGGCAGCCACAAGCACGAAAACGGCGCGCGGAGAACTTCTCAAAGGAAACACCACATTTCAACTACTAAATTAATACTAAACGGTTTCGGCAGTCTTGAAAAAGTTCTCAAAAGGAAGCGCCG from Candidatus Rubrimentiphilum sp. includes:
- a CDS encoding ice-binding family protein, coding for MIHTMLKSLRFLRLRQVAGVLAIATLVACSGGSGCGNCNVPVFVPGSGTPGPVLPTPIPTPAPLSCNQNTTAPNAIVLGPALAPFALLAGSTITNVGNTFVTYTGATHDDLVGVSPGTAVTGFYPPGTVADGPSSIYAATFNTNAAVPLAAESALTTAYNTAAGKASTATVAGDLGGQTLPPGVYTSTSTLAIASGNLTLDGGGNPQSIFIFQIASTLTTVLNGAAGGNVLLQNGASACNIYWQVGSSATLGGATFNGNVLALASITINATTFNGRALARTAAVSIPVISGSLITNPGGS
- a CDS encoding Crp/Fnr family transcriptional regulator → MKIKEKPFDSKSFLSAVGNGRTIQKYSKNHTIFAQGDPAASVFYIQRGKVKLTIVSARGKEAVIAILGDGFFFGEGCLAGQPVRMATARTITECTIVEVKKAVMTRVLHKEPQFSETFIAHLLTRNIRIEEDLIDQLFNSSEKRLARILLLLANFGKDGRPEEVIPKISQETLAEMIGTTRSRVSYFLNKFRNLGFIEYNGRFRVHTSLLNVILHD
- a CDS encoding Pls/PosA family non-ribosomal peptide synthetase; the encoded protein is MIAQAHPGVLLGPHRPELIRDEVLADILEATAAEKPDQVALIYGDRQLTYKELNTRADRIASELIEAGVRAGQIVGLWLPRGMDLLVMQAAIAKTGAAWLPFDADTPIERIALCLTDAGAAGIVSCDEFAPLLGRLDQTVWTAGTLALEAELPHEALRRRERVQPGDPAYVIYTSGSTGKPKGIAISQGSICHFLRSENDVLGIRSSDRVYQGFSVAFDMSFEEIWISYLAGATLWIAPKDLAVDPDALPRALAENGITVLHAVPTLLALFTHDVPGLRIINLGGEPCPESLVIEWARDGRRIFNTYGPTETTVSASLAELHPGEPVTIGYPLPNYGMLVVDPENKNELAILPRGEVGELCITGPGVGAGYLGQPKLTSEKFHANPWADDKDAGRLYRTGDLARIDSDGRVHCLGRTDDQVKIRGFRVELGEIEAALSKQPGVGTATVMLYQVDDLDRLVAFVTPKDGSPSSAGVLRDALRESLPPYMVPDHFEVVPEMPRLASGKIDRRALRARHLAPSPDGAADSDSPETPAEEALFAALRKLFPGQSIRRGADFFSDLGGHSLLAARLASALRTDPRFAHVTVSDIYKNRTAGRIAEVLAQAPEPASDAGVNWVAPSARKRWLCGAAQAAAIPVLMAVRMAQWLAPFFIYQIFTGDPGDSIPYAIVLSIGAFLLMTTLEFAVTIAGYRLIAGGLRPGRYPLWGLTFYRWWLADRLVETAPAYLLSGSPMYAWWLRALGARIGNDVVIGGITLRAPSLLTVRDGASVGNAVNFENARVEHGELRLGTIVLDRNSCVGSAAVLEGNTSVGEFGHLEGQSELSDGNDVPPGRIWCGSPARDIGAFDLNTNPPRPKVSGLQLAGESLFFSLGGLLITALFFMPVFASFVLIDWLDNTDKFPWLDGSAIWFQLGKYFVLALPAAALLVIGTALLSGLIRWSMLPRLKAGRWPVHSTVYLAKWLVNQIQETSLNVLHGVYATVYAPFWYRLLGAQVGHSAEISTALGVVPHMLTMGDDTFVGDGVMLGDEQIDGGWMTMKPTVISRRAFVGNGAYIPDGTSVPENVLIGVHTRAPENDLMREGDTWLGSPPLSLPAREQVSGFPEGLTYRPTIWRRISRGFVEAFRIIIPFALATAVGYTVLLNVLPAAEGDRWGQVSWELTVAGVLYGVGTFAFVAVLKWLLIFRYKTCSRPMWTYFVWISEAVTNLYEGIAVPNFMRYLLGTPWLPIAFNLLGCKIGRGVYMDTTDITEFDCVKIGDYSELNAVTCPQTHLFEDRVMKIGHVVIGKRVYMGPRSTVLYDATVGDAAKLGALTLVMKGEYIPAQSSWRGCPAAPAHDAPPRPV